TATGACTTATGTAGTTGCTGCGCTCGGATCTCTTGCTACTTTAGTTTATTATATTATGATTTACTCGGGAGGAAGAAGAAACTGATTAAAGCGAAATCATAAACAAGCCCGTTCCTTGAGAACGGGCTTTTATTTTTTTATGGCTATCTCAAAGAAACTTTTCTCGTTACCATCGCACCATCCTGCCCCACTGTTACAAGGTATAATCCGCCTGGAAGATCAGCAAGTGAAAACTGGTATTCATTCTTATCTGTAGAAAGGGCTTTAACCTGCTGGCCTGCTAAATTAAAAACCTGAATGTTCATGGTACCTTTTGCAGAAGGTGAGGAAATATAGACCTGTTTTTCAAAAGTGAATATCCTTGCATGGTGATTCTCTACTGATGCAATTCCAACCCCGGCTGGCCCCATATCTCCGGCCACAATACCTGAATCGGCAATGGACTGATAAGCATAATCTTTAACAATAAAGTAGACAGAGTCTTTATTGGCAGTCACATCCAGTCTTGCCCATCCATAGAGCAATCCGTTACCTGCAGTAACCCTCAAACCAAGGTATTTATCTTTCACGTTATACCAATTTCCATAGGTTGCCAGCAAATCTCCGCCAGGATTGGTACCTACAAATGTGGCCATGTATTGTGATGAAAACGTACTCCAATCTTTTTTGGCGTCTATAACATCGCCTGCATTAAAAGCCAATGGATAAACATAGCTCGTACCATTGGTACTCGCAGCTATAGAATTACCGGGATAAGGTATTGCATAAACCTGACGGACTATATGATTTTTTGAGCTGATGGTGTCATATATCTGGATGAGAAAATCCGTATTGGAATCTCCATCTAAATCAAGCGCATAATTACCACCATTTTTTTGAACAACAGCATCAGGCTCCACGTTTGTATAAACGATCTGTCCGTTGGCGTTAGTCGTTCCTGCAATAATAGGTGCTGCAAGTGCCGAATAGGATACTAATTTTCTGAGGAGTGTAGAGTTTTCTTTTTTCATGAAGTTCGGGTTTTATTTATTAAAAATAAAGAAAAATACTTTAAAAAACTGCTTTGCTGCTAAAGATTTAAAAGGAATAGTTTAATATCAAAATCCTCATCTCTGAATAGCGGAATTTCAAATCAATTTCTCATTTTGCAGGTGTCAATATTTTTCATTCCCTGAAGAATTTTACTATTAGTAGCATCAATGAAACAAAATTCCGTCCTATGCTCTTTTTTCTTCCTGCTGGCGTTAATTTTTTCCCAGTCATGCAAACAAAACAAGATACAACCAGTACCTGCAAAAACATCCCCAAAGGGTACACTATTCATTATTGGAGGTGGCGATCGAAATGATAAACTGATGCAACGCATGATTGATGAATCAGGTTGGAAAAAAGGCGATGATGTTGCTATCATGACCTTATCCAGCAGTGATGACAGCACTTACATTTGGGAGAATGAACAGTTCTATCATCTTACGGGTCAGAATGCTATCAAGTTTGATTCTGCAGCTGTTTACGATGGAAAGAAATCAGATTCTTTGCAAGGAGCTAAGATCATTTTTATTAGTGGGGGAGATCAAAGCCGGTTCATGAGGCTGATAGAGAATTCACATGTAAAACAGATTGTTCATGATGCTTATTTCAACGGCGCACTTGTGGGAGGAACCAGCGCCGGAGCTGCAGTGATGAGCGAAAAGATGATCACCGGCAATCAGTTACAGGATACCGTTTATTCATCCACCTTTAAAGTGATTCATAGCAATAACCTGGAATTGACGGAAGGGTTAGACTTGCTGGATTCGGTGATTGTAGATATGCATTTTGTGGCACGCAGCCGATATAACCGTTTGTTCTCCGCTATCATGGAATATCCGAGATATCAATGTATAGGCATTGATGAAGCCACGGCATTAATAGTTCACCAGGATTCTGCAACGGTAACTGGAGCAAGTGAGGTCATCGTTTTTTCTAACCCTAAAAAAGTGATAAAAGGCAGCCATTATTTAATGGGCGCAAAAGATATCGATGTCTCTGTTTATCTGCCGGAAGAAAAGTTCAGGATAAAAAATTAATTTATACAGTGCTA
The genomic region above belongs to Chitinophagales bacterium and contains:
- a CDS encoding T9SS type A sorting domain-containing protein; this translates as MKKENSTLLRKLVSYSALAAPIIAGTTNANGQIVYTNVEPDAVVQKNGGNYALDLDGDSNTDFLIQIYDTISSKNHIVRQVYAIPYPGNSIAASTNGTSYVYPLAFNAGDVIDAKKDWSTFSSQYMATFVGTNPGGDLLATYGNWYNVKDKYLGLRVTAGNGLLYGWARLDVTANKDSVYFIVKDYAYQSIADSGIVAGDMGPAGVGIASVENHHARIFTFEKQVYISSPSAKGTMNIQVFNLAGQQVKALSTDKNEYQFSLADLPGGLYLVTVGQDGAMVTRKVSLR
- a CDS encoding cyanophycinase, which codes for MKQNSVLCSFFFLLALIFSQSCKQNKIQPVPAKTSPKGTLFIIGGGDRNDKLMQRMIDESGWKKGDDVAIMTLSSSDDSTYIWENEQFYHLTGQNAIKFDSAAVYDGKKSDSLQGAKIIFISGGDQSRFMRLIENSHVKQIVHDAYFNGALVGGTSAGAAVMSEKMITGNQLQDTVYSSTFKVIHSNNLELTEGLDLLDSVIVDMHFVARSRYNRLFSAIMEYPRYQCIGIDEATALIVHQDSATVTGASEVIVFSNPKKVIKGSHYLMGAKDIDVSVYLPEEKFRIKN